A DNA window from Nitrospirota bacterium contains the following coding sequences:
- a CDS encoding 6-carboxyhexanoate--CoA ligase → MWNIRMRGSSSDLHITGAEGIYMESELMKAIKNYAKRALTHSKGKPDKIVITLEELKENPLVVKALPVCTLNSTSTAEAKRIVRRILRSLEISMNAIKTGQSVIGSRKPLRGASIVSKDTGIRLEPDRSRGVRVSRIGIGKTFRRHLSARLSRHGINTDTVKEALILATKIASHPDVRAELCISDDPDYTTGYVASKNLGYLRIPNIKSHGSSLGGRVFFVNETTDIKALIEYLELCPVLINGVSEIKKGMVLVNEILDSPYR, encoded by the coding sequence ATGTGGAACATAAGAATGAGGGGCTCATCTTCGGACCTTCATATCACAGGCGCAGAGGGCATTTACATGGAGTCCGAGCTTATGAAGGCAATAAAGAATTATGCAAAGAGGGCACTAACTCATTCAAAAGGAAAGCCTGATAAGATAGTGATTACACTGGAAGAGTTAAAGGAAAATCCATTGGTCGTTAAAGCACTTCCTGTATGCACATTGAACTCTACTTCTACGGCTGAGGCAAAAAGAATTGTCAGAAGGATACTTAGAAGCCTTGAGATATCTATGAATGCAATCAAAACAGGGCAATCTGTCATCGGAAGCAGGAAGCCTTTGAGGGGTGCCTCTATTGTAAGCAAAGACACGGGGATTCGTCTTGAGCCCGACAGGTCCAGAGGGGTAAGGGTCTCCAGAATAGGCATCGGGAAAACATTCCGAAGGCATCTTTCAGCAAGGCTTTCAAGGCATGGCATAAATACCGATACAGTCAAAGAGGCACTAATATTAGCCACAAAAATAGCATCTCATCCCGATGTCAGGGCAGAGCTTTGTATCTCTGATGACCCTGATTACACTACAGGCTATGTTGCCTCAAAAAACCTTGGGTATTTAAGGATACCTAACATAAAAAGCCATGGCAGTAGCTTAGGAGGAAGGGTGTTTTTTGTAAATGAAACTACCGATATAAAAGCCCTTATAGAGTATCTCGAGCTCTGCCCAGTCCTTATAAATGGTGTCTCTGAAATCAAAAAAGGCATGGTCTTAGTCAATGAAATCCTCGATAGCCCTTATAGGTAA
- a CDS encoding diacylglycerol kinase family lipid kinase has protein sequence MKSSIALIGNPVSGRSSKRLLREIFLLIKSSVPSTKLFITEKPGDAERLLREALSLQPDLIVSAGGDGTCNEIINVIAGSSLPMAVIPLGTSNVLALELKIPFNLKDAVSKALTGTAHRVSLGHVQCEGKSRYFSLMAGVGYDANAVYGRGKRLSGKTAYIFSGIKKLFSWSPDELSIVVDGNPFRGYSLIVSNLSRYGGDFRIAPDADIKKPVLYAFIMHGKRKLDILRYATGIMRGRHLKLKDITYMPATYIDIKGFARIQVDGDYIGRTPAVIEAMPDSLSLVY, from the coding sequence ATGAAATCCTCGATAGCCCTTATAGGTAACCCTGTATCTGGCAGGTCATCGAAAAGGCTCCTGAGGGAAATCTTCCTTCTTATAAAATCAAGTGTTCCATCAACAAAGCTTTTCATTACAGAAAAACCCGGAGATGCAGAAAGACTCTTGAGAGAAGCCCTGAGCCTTCAGCCTGACCTTATAGTTTCGGCAGGAGGAGATGGCACATGTAATGAAATCATAAATGTAATCGCAGGCAGTTCTTTACCAATGGCAGTCATTCCACTTGGAACCTCGAATGTCTTAGCATTGGAACTCAAAATACCATTTAATCTAAAAGATGCTGTCTCAAAGGCTTTAACAGGCACTGCCCACAGGGTCTCGCTTGGGCATGTCCAATGTGAGGGCAAATCCAGATATTTCTCTTTAATGGCAGGTGTAGGCTATGATGCCAATGCAGTTTATGGCAGGGGGAAAAGGCTTTCTGGAAAAACTGCATACATATTTAGCGGCATAAAAAAATTGTTTTCATGGAGCCCCGATGAGTTGTCCATTGTAGTGGATGGCAATCCCTTCAGGGGTTATTCCCTCATAGTGAGCAATCTGTCGAGATACGGGGGGGACTTCAGGATTGCACCTGATGCAGACATAAAAAAACCAGTTCTTTATGCATTTATAATGCATGGAAAAAGGAAACTCGACATACTGAGATATGCCACAGGCATTATGAGAGGCAGACACCTTAAACTAAAAGACATTACATACATGCCTGCGACCTATATAGATATAAAGGGCTTTGCACGGATTCAGGTTGATGGAGACTATATTGGAAGGACCCCTGCAGTTATTGAAGCGATGCCTGATAGCCTGAGCCTTGTGTATTAG
- the cobU gene encoding bifunctional adenosylcobinamide kinase/adenosylcobinamide-phosphate guanylyltransferase: MTFITGGARSGKSTLSITLASKIKGKKAFIATLKPLDSEMRLRVKLHKRQRGKGWDTYEEPIELGMLLRSLSSKYSSIVIDCLTLYLSNIMHKEMDIEKQIKELINAILIIRDSGSNIFIVSNEVGMGIVPENKMARRFRDMAGMLNQKVARIADEVYLVVSGIPIKISNTKRRGIC; the protein is encoded by the coding sequence ATTACATTTATAACAGGCGGTGCAAGAAGCGGAAAAAGCACTCTTTCCATAACATTAGCATCCAAGATTAAAGGCAAAAAGGCTTTTATAGCTACACTAAAGCCATTAGACAGCGAAATGCGGTTAAGAGTTAAACTGCACAAAAGACAGAGAGGAAAAGGCTGGGATACATATGAAGAGCCAATCGAGCTCGGTATGCTTCTTAGGAGCTTAAGCAGTAAATATAGTTCAATCGTTATTGACTGTCTTACGCTTTATCTTTCAAACATAATGCATAAAGAAATGGACATCGAAAAACAGATAAAGGAACTCATTAATGCCATCCTGATTATTCGGGATTCAGGCTCGAATATCTTTATTGTCTCCAACGAAGTGGGTATGGGTATAGTCCCTGAAAACAAGATGGCAAGACGGTTCAGAGACATGGCAGGAATGCTGAATCAGAAGGTTGCTCGAATTGCAGATGAGGTGTATCTGGTCGTATCGGGTATACCAATTAAGATTTCAAATACAAAAAGGAGAGGGATATGCTGA
- the cobT gene encoding nicotinate-nucleotide--dimethylbenzimidazole phosphoribosyltransferase — protein sequence MLKEILDKIKPVKAEYAEKAQLHLDNLTKPQGSLGMLEEFAKRLVSITEGTMPVINKKVIFTFAGDHGVAEEGVSAFPKEVTAQMVLNFLRGGAGINVLARHAHADVSVIDIGVDYDFKMAEGLIHRKVMPGTKNIAKGSAMTKDEAVRCIEVGIELANEYKKKGYHIFGTGEMGIANTTPSSAIASVLTGRPVREVTGRGTGITEDSLGHKIKVIEKAIEINKPDPNDPLDVLSKVGGTEIGGIAGICLGAALNRIPVVVDGFISTAGALIAYRLAPEVKDYMFSAHLSQEVGHRAMLEAMGLRPILNLDLRLGEGTGAALAMLLIEAGLKIYKEMATFQSAGVSNRE from the coding sequence ATGCTGAAAGAGATTCTCGATAAGATAAAGCCAGTTAAGGCAGAGTATGCCGAAAAGGCGCAGTTACATCTTGACAACCTCACGAAACCGCAGGGAAGCCTTGGGATGCTCGAGGAGTTTGCAAAAAGGCTTGTCTCTATTACAGAGGGGACTATGCCTGTCATTAACAAAAAAGTCATTTTCACATTCGCAGGAGACCATGGAGTAGCAGAAGAAGGAGTCTCTGCTTTTCCTAAGGAAGTAACTGCACAGATGGTATTGAATTTCTTAAGGGGTGGTGCAGGGATAAATGTCCTTGCAAGACACGCACATGCAGATGTCTCAGTCATAGATATAGGAGTGGATTATGATTTTAAAATGGCAGAAGGACTCATCCATAGAAAGGTTATGCCTGGTACAAAGAACATAGCTAAGGGTTCTGCTATGACAAAGGATGAGGCAGTCAGATGCATAGAGGTTGGAATAGAGCTTGCAAATGAATATAAAAAGAAAGGCTATCACATCTTTGGCACAGGAGAGATGGGCATTGCCAATACAACACCCTCAAGTGCCATTGCATCGGTTCTCACAGGAAGACCTGTAAGAGAAGTCACTGGCAGAGGCACAGGCATCACTGAGGATAGCCTCGGACATAAGATAAAGGTAATAGAGAAGGCTATCGAGATAAACAAGCCTGACCCAAATGACCCACTCGATGTCCTTTCCAAGGTAGGAGGCACTGAGATAGGAGGCATTGCAGGGATATGCCTTGGCGCTGCATTAAATAGAATCCCTGTTGTTGTAGATGGCTTTATATCGACTGCAGGTGCACTCATAGCCTATAGACTTGCCCCAGAGGTCAAAGACTACATGTTTTCGGCACATCTCTCTCAAGAGGTAGGACATAGGGCAATGCTTGAGGCAATGGGCTTAAGACCAATACTTAATCTTGACCTGAGATTGGGAGAGGGAACAGGAGCCGCACTTGCAATGCTACTCATTGAGGCAGGACTTAAGATTTATAAAGAGATGGCTACATTTCAATCTGCAGGTGTAAGTAACAGGGAATGA
- the cobS gene encoding adenosylcobinamide-GDP ribazoletransferase, translating into MKRLMIALKFLTIIPLRKDMTVSVADIVKGIPLFPFVGLIQGILLVAMAVLSDMVLPSEITPAVVILVLVLLSGAFHLDGLSDTFDALAKRGVREEKLMVMKDGRTGPVGVTAIVLTLMMKYLALNALSEYSLYYFFILLMPVTSKWAMLIAMFHGKPAKDEGLGRLFIEGTGLRQLIPAFLSVFFIVTLPVISGAILTLPQSMTQMEKALILFIGVMAVLYITSLLSVRFYRNRFGGLTGDTLGAIGELGELIFLFMAVIWSRLYI; encoded by the coding sequence ATGAAAAGACTTATGATTGCACTTAAGTTTCTAACGATTATACCGCTTAGAAAGGACATGACGGTATCTGTGGCGGATATCGTAAAAGGCATACCCTTATTCCCTTTCGTAGGTCTTATTCAGGGCATATTGCTTGTGGCTATGGCTGTTCTTTCGGATATGGTATTACCATCCGAAATAACCCCTGCAGTCGTTATTTTGGTCCTCGTCCTTTTAAGTGGTGCATTTCACTTAGATGGGCTTTCGGATACATTCGATGCACTTGCAAAAAGAGGAGTGAGGGAAGAAAAGCTCATGGTGATGAAAGACGGAAGGACTGGTCCTGTAGGGGTTACTGCAATTGTGTTAACTCTCATGATGAAATACCTTGCGCTCAATGCCCTTTCCGAGTATTCGCTTTATTACTTTTTCATACTCCTTATGCCAGTGACATCAAAGTGGGCAATGCTCATAGCAATGTTTCACGGGAAACCTGCTAAGGATGAAGGACTTGGAAGGCTTTTTATAGAAGGCACAGGCTTAAGACAGCTCATACCTGCCTTCCTGTCTGTCTTTTTTATCGTCACACTGCCTGTAATCTCAGGAGCAATACTTACACTGCCGCAGTCCATGACTCAGATGGAAAAAGCACTTATATTGTTCATAGGAGTGATGGCAGTTCTTTATATAACGAGCCTTCTTTCGGTCAGGTTTTACAGAAATCGATTTGGCGGACTTACAGGCGACACTCTCGGTGCAATCGGTGAGCTTGGGGAGCTTATATTTTTATTCATGGCGGTCATATGGTCACGACTTTATATCTAA
- a CDS encoding histidine phosphatase family protein: MVTTLYLIRHGETESADEKRYKGSIDVAISLKGLMQIKKTSTFIKALLNGSNMRLKAVYTSSLQRALKSAEIIATGNALKPIVVPELRERNFGAWEGMSFDEIRASYPDAFDSWAKDPMRFSPIGGESTLEVKERVMKVLYEILKAHNGDAVSIVSHGGVNRVILCCLMGIPLENIFSIEQDYASVNIIEFYDGVPVVKLLNGVLYG; the protein is encoded by the coding sequence ATGGTCACGACTTTATATCTAATAAGGCATGGCGAGACAGAGTCTGCGGATGAAAAGCGGTATAAGGGCAGTATCGATGTTGCAATCTCTCTTAAAGGGCTAATGCAGATTAAAAAGACATCCACATTTATAAAGGCTCTGCTTAATGGTTCAAACATGAGGCTAAAAGCAGTTTACACATCTTCGCTTCAAAGGGCATTAAAGAGTGCCGAGATTATTGCCACTGGTAATGCCCTTAAGCCAATCGTAGTGCCTGAGCTCAGGGAAAGGAATTTCGGGGCATGGGAAGGCATGAGCTTCGATGAGATAAGGGCATCCTATCCAGATGCATTCGATTCATGGGCAAAAGACCCCATGAGGTTCAGCCCTATTGGAGGAGAAAGCACACTTGAGGTAAAAGAAAGGGTCATGAAGGTGCTATATGAGATATTAAAAGCTCATAACGGAGATGCAGTCTCTATTGTCTCGCATGGAGGCGTAAACAGGGTTATACTCTGCTGTCTAATGGGTATCCCTCTTGAGAATATCTTTAGCATAGAGCAGGACTATGCATCGGTAAACATCATCGAGTTTTACGATGGAGTTCCAGTTGTGAAACTCCTTAATGGAGTGCTCTATGGTTGA
- a CDS encoding cobalamin-binding protein: MVEIPKQVRNDNKDAMLNPALNLFHGLFQHLLELQKRFWALKSLVVSALLLYCFTAVAQPPNRIVSLAPSVTETLYALGLEDRIVGVTTFCDYPKEAKEKPKIGGMSNPSLEAVLSLKPDIVVMTTDGNPKEFAERLHSLKIKTYVMRARRIHEFPDEIRKLGDALGVRERAEALAKEMEGALKGLKKQVQKPKKVIFIIWAEPLIVAGGGTTINDALTLIGYKNIGDASAINYPKYSIEEIIRQDPELIFIGGGHDELKKLSAKLLYRLKSTSAVKNKKVFYVSDMLYRLSPRLIKGIEELSDASLEIEKGIVK; this comes from the coding sequence ATGGTTGAGATTCCGAAACAAGTTCGGAATGACAATAAAGATGCCATGCTGAATCCTGCCCTGAACTTGTTTCATGGGTTATTTCAGCATCTCCTTGAGCTTCAAAAAAGATTCTGGGCTTTGAAATCACTCGTAGTCAGTGCTTTACTGCTTTACTGCTTTACTGCAGTTGCACAGCCACCCAACCGCATTGTCTCTCTTGCACCCTCTGTCACAGAGACACTTTATGCCCTCGGTCTCGAAGATAGAATCGTAGGTGTAACCACATTCTGCGATTACCCTAAGGAGGCAAAAGAAAAGCCAAAGATTGGCGGAATGTCAAACCCTTCTTTAGAGGCGGTCCTCTCTCTTAAGCCCGATATAGTCGTAATGACTACCGATGGAAACCCAAAGGAATTCGCAGAAAGACTTCATTCCCTTAAGATAAAGACCTATGTAATGAGGGCAAGAAGAATACATGAATTTCCAGATGAGATTAGAAAGCTCGGAGACGCATTAGGCGTAAGGGAAAGGGCAGAGGCATTAGCAAAAGAGATGGAGGGAGCTCTTAAGGGATTAAAAAAACAGGTTCAAAAACCTAAGAAGGTAATCTTTATCATCTGGGCAGAGCCCCTTATAGTTGCCGGAGGAGGCACAACCATAAACGATGCATTGACTCTGATTGGCTATAAAAACATCGGAGATGCTTCGGCTATAAATTACCCAAAATACTCGATAGAGGAAATCATAAGACAGGACCCTGAGCTTATCTTTATCGGTGGCGGGCATGATGAGCTAAAAAAACTTTCAGCGAAACTTCTTTATAGGCTCAAAAGCACATCTGCCGTAAAAAACAAGAAGGTTTTCTATGTGAGTGACATGCTTTATAGGCTTTCCCCAAGACTCATAAAAGGCATAGAAGAGCTATCGGATGCCAGCTTAGAGATAGAGAAAGGGATTGTGAAATGA
- a CDS encoding iron ABC transporter permease, with protein sequence MIRVSLLVLAVIAISGMALFLMPVPINPFSASQMEKEILLYIRLPRVVTAFLMGMSLAGCGCILQALLRNPLADPYILGLSSGSALFATIGIMSGSAFLGGFTTPIFAFMGAILTGIIVGIMAWKRGGLWPERLLLAGIGVGFLFSSVLMLFMSISDAEALRRATLWLFGDLGMTDWSSIPYGMAFIGIGLFIAIRRGKALNTLLLGDDLSHSLGFSPRKETILLFTSVCLLTASSVSLGGMIGFIGLLMPHIMRAITGSDMRRLIPMAMLGGGGLLVTADMLGRTLLKPAEIPAGVITAILGAPYFLYLLRRRDVIG encoded by the coding sequence ATGATAAGAGTTTCACTCTTGGTTTTAGCGGTAATAGCAATATCAGGCATGGCTTTATTTTTAATGCCTGTGCCAATAAATCCGTTTTCAGCATCTCAGATGGAAAAAGAGATTTTGCTTTATATAAGATTGCCGAGGGTTGTAACCGCATTTCTTATGGGCATGTCATTGGCTGGATGTGGCTGTATACTTCAGGCTCTACTTCGTAATCCTCTTGCAGACCCTTACATATTAGGGCTTTCGAGTGGCTCTGCCCTTTTTGCGACAATAGGGATTATGTCAGGCAGTGCATTTCTTGGTGGATTTACAACACCTATTTTTGCCTTCATGGGTGCAATCCTTACAGGCATTATTGTAGGCATTATGGCATGGAAAAGGGGTGGGCTCTGGCCCGAAAGGCTTCTTTTGGCTGGTATTGGTGTGGGGTTTCTCTTTTCATCTGTCCTTATGCTTTTTATGAGTATCTCCGATGCCGAGGCATTAAGAAGGGCAACGCTCTGGCTCTTTGGAGACTTAGGCATGACAGATTGGTCATCTATCCCTTATGGTATGGCTTTTATCGGAATAGGGCTGTTTATAGCCATAAGAAGAGGAAAGGCATTAAATACACTTTTGCTTGGAGATGACCTCTCCCATAGCTTAGGGTTTTCTCCGAGAAAGGAGACAATACTACTTTTTACTTCAGTATGTCTTCTTACTGCCTCATCGGTCTCCTTAGGAGGTATGATTGGCTTTATCGGACTTTTAATGCCTCATATAATGAGAGCCATTACAGGCTCAGATATGAGAAGACTGATTCCTATGGCAATGCTTGGTGGCGGTGGGCTTTTGGTTACTGCGGATATGCTCGGTAGAACCCTTCTTAAGCCTGCTGAGATTCCAGCAGGAGTTATTACTGCAATATTAGGTGCACCTTATTTCCTTTACCTTTTAAGGAGGCGTGATGTTATCGGCTAA
- a CDS encoding ABC transporter ATP-binding protein gives MLSAKVILELRDCSFSYMGDDFIEGLNLQIKEGEFIALLGANGSGKSTLLKLLSGILRPHEGKAILWGKPIWSLKDKDRAKLISYLPQVLDISVPFKVRELVEMGLYPYKSNPPMSLNSSLSMVNLMDKKDSLLKNLSGGERRRAFIAMTLLQGAGILLLDEPLQNLDIKYQLELIRLLKELNSERNITVVMALHDINLALRFDKVMLIKEGRLLGMGTPNEVLTEALLKEAFDISLTVKKNGKDAFISYKEE, from the coding sequence ATGTTATCGGCTAAGGTGATATTGGAGCTTAGAGACTGCTCGTTTTCCTATATGGGAGATGACTTCATAGAAGGGCTTAATCTTCAGATTAAGGAAGGTGAGTTCATCGCACTATTAGGTGCAAATGGCTCAGGGAAATCCACATTGCTTAAACTCCTAAGTGGGATACTAAGACCACACGAAGGCAAAGCAATACTCTGGGGAAAGCCAATCTGGAGTTTAAAGGACAAAGACAGGGCTAAACTCATCTCATATCTACCACAGGTGCTCGATATATCAGTGCCATTTAAGGTCAGAGAGCTTGTGGAGATGGGCTTATATCCATATAAGAGCAACCCTCCGATGAGCCTTAACTCTTCGCTTTCAATGGTCAATCTTATGGATAAAAAAGACTCTCTTCTAAAGAATCTAAGTGGTGGCGAAAGAAGAAGGGCATTTATTGCAATGACCCTACTACAAGGAGCAGGGATTTTGCTTTTGGATGAGCCACTTCAAAACTTGGATATAAAATATCAGCTTGAGCTTATAAGGTTGCTTAAAGAGCTTAACTCTGAGAGGAATATCACAGTTGTCATGGCACTTCATGACATAAACTTAGCACTCAGGTTTGATAAGGTAATGCTTATTAAAGAAGGAAGACTTCTTGGTATGGGCACACCTAATGAGGTATTAACAGAGGCACTTCTTAAAGAGGCATTTGATATAAGCCTCACTGTAAAGAAAAACGGAAAAGATGCCTTTATAAGCTATAAGGAGGAATAA